Within Dysgonomonas sp. HDW5A, the genomic segment TCGAACTTATAAATATATATACCGTAGGGTCGTCAATTATAGTTTTGCTTTTAAAGATATGTGTAAACTCATCTTTATACCGATTGCTAAAGAGAATATTATGCACATCGAGATTTCTAAATTCTTTTTTAATGCCCCAATAAAATATCATAGCCGACGATGAGGGTACGGCATTGTCCAACCGCTTTTTCAACGGATGATTCAGCATGTTATTAGCCAGATATTTAGCATCAACGTCCGATACAATTGTATCGTATGAATGTATCTGGTCGTTTACCCGAATACCTGTTGCTTTTTTATTTTCAACTACAATTTCAGTAACTAAATTATTGAATCTGAATTCTACGCCCTTCTTTATTGCCAGATCATAAAGGCTTTGCACTATGGCATACATTCCCATTTTGGGAAAGAAAGCTCCAATATTGTTTTCGAGATGGGCAATCATATTCAGCGTGGCAGGTGCCTTATACGGATCAGAACCATTATAGGTTGCATATCGGTCGAACAGTTGCACCAGCCTTTTGTCGTTAAACGATTTTTGATTTGCCTCGTGCATTGTTTTGGTAAAATTCAGCTTATGCAATTTGAATACTATATTCCTGAAAGGAGGTGTATTAAAATTCGAGAATTTATGAAAATCGTTAAATAGAAAAACGGGGGCACTTATTGTATATAATTCCTCCGATTCTACTAAACGTTTTTTTATATGTTCGTATTTTTCAATTGTTTTTGATTCAATCTCCTCCTTTAGTTTTTCTTTATCGTGGTAAAAGTTGAACTCCATACCATCAGGAAAGAAATACTTGCAATTATTCTCCAGTAGCTCATAGGGCAAATAATCTTTCAGGTTTTCACCGCTTTCAGCAAAAAGATCTTCCAGTAGATTGGGTAAGGTAAACAACGAGGGGCCTGTGTCGAAACGATAGCCATGCTCTTTTATTTCTGCCATCTTACCTCCGACAGTTGTATTTTTTTCGTATACCACTACCTTATGCCCTTTATTTGCCAAGCGGATAGCCGAAGCCAACCCTCCAATACCCGATCCTATGATTGCTATATTCATACCAAATGCCTTTCTATGTATTCATGATATCCCTCTATGATAATCTTAAACCAAGCAGTGTATCCATCGGGATTTCTTACTATATCTTCTCTGATATCATTCAGATACATATACTTAAAATCATTTACTTCATCCTTATTTATAGAGGGTAAATCATCGGTAAACCCAATAAAAACATGATCTATTTCATGTTCAGTCAATTCATTGTCAAAAGGAGCTTTATATTGAAATTTAAATAAGAACTTCAGTTCTGCATCCATTCCCATCTCCTCTTTGAGTCTCCTGTGAGCACCATCTTCGGGTGTCTCATCCTGATAAGGATGGCTGCAACAGGTATTCGTCCACTTGCCCGGCGTATGGTATTTTCCGATTGCACGTTGTTGCAGTAACAATTGTCTTTGCGAATTAAATATTAGTACCGAAAATGCACGATGCAACACCCCTTTTTGGTGTGCTTCAAGTTTCGACATATATCCAATCGTTTCGTCTTTTTCATTGACAAGAATTACCATGTTGTTAGTTTAATTTAGTCGTTATGTATGCTCTGCAAAGCAGAAATAATTTCTGATGATTAGGTACACTGATTCGTTTTTTCATTAATTCGTCAGGGTTTGTTTTTTCAATCATCTCTGTTAATTTGAGGTAATACAGATAAGCTGTATACACTCCTAGTTTCGATTCATTTGGCAATCTCTTTATACCTATCATCGCCTGTTCGTAATCTTTGTATATATCTTGTAATATTATATCTTTTGTCTTTTTATTCAACGGTTGATTTTTCAGTATCGGAAAATATGTTCTACACAATTCTTCGGTATCATGTTGTAAATCTCTCAGGAAATTTATTTTTTGAAAAGCTGCCCCCAATCGCATAGCATAAGGTTTTAATTCATCGTAATGCTCTTTATTGCCTTTTACAAACACTTTAAGGCACATCAATCCGACAACTTCTGCCGAACCGTAGATGTATTCGTTAATTTCTTGCTCATCAAATTTTTTCTTTTTCAAATCACTCCGCATACTTTTCAGAAAAGACTGTATCAGATCATCTTCTATCGAATAAGCCTTTACTGTTTGCTGAAACGAATTAAGTATCGGGTTTAAACTGATTCCATGCCTTAACGCCTCGTAGTAACACTTTTCGTAATTATCGAGTAAAAACTCCTTATCATGCTCATGAAAGGTATCTACTATTTCGTCGGCAAATCTTACAAATCCATATATGCTATATATAGCATCTCTTATGGACTCATCCAAACAACGGACTCCTATGGCAAAAGAAGTACTGTATTGCTTGGTTACCATTTTACTGGTCTCAAACGAGATCTGATTAAATAGTTTTTCCATAACCTGTTTTCTTTATATAAGAGTTTGCTAATTCTGAAACAATTTTACCGGAAATAATCGCCGGAGGTACCCCCGGACCGGGAACAGTCAACTGTCCTGTATAAAATAAGTTCTTTATTTTTCTATTTTGCATTTTAGGTTTTAAGAAAGCGGTTTGTGATAATATATTTGACAAACCGTAAGCATTTCCTTTGTAAGCATTATAATCACGCACAAAGTCGCTGGTTGTAAAGCTTTGATGAAAGATGATCGATTCTTTGACCGATTGATTAGTCAGCCTTTCGAGGCGTTCTATTATTTTATTAAAATAATGTAGTCTAATATCCTCCGAGTCTTTCAGACCGGGAGCGATAGGGATTAAAAAAATGGCTGCTTCTTTGCCTTCAGGAGCAACAGACGCATCTGTGATGCTTGGAAAGCTGGCATAGAATAACGGATTGTCGGGCCATGCAGCTTTGTCGTATATTTGCGAAGCATGTATCTCAAAATTGGAGTCGAAGAATAATGTGTGATGAGATACATTTTCCATTTTCTTATCAAGAGCCACATAATACATAAGGGCAGATGGAGCAAACACACGCTGCTTCCAATATTCTTGACTATAATTACGGTATTTGTTTTCGAGAAGTTTTTCGGTATGTTGGTAGTCGGCTCCCGATATGACTAAGTCTGCCGGATAAAATACCCCATTCACAGTAACTCCTATTGCTAAGTTATTCTCTATATTGATTTTTTCGACTGCACTATTCGTTTTTATGGTTACGCCATAGCTTTCAGCCAATTGCTTCATCGCTTTTACTAGCTCAAACATTCCTCCCTGTATGTGCCACGTACCCAATACCATATCGGCATGATTCATAAAACAATAAAAAGCAGGTGTTTTACTGGGTTTCGCTCCCAAAAAAAGTACGGGAAATTCTAAGAGTTGTCTGAGCTTATGGCTCTTCACTCCTTTTCTGATCTTGCTGCTGATACTTTGTAGGAATTGGAAAACACGCATAGCAGTAGCAGGCATAATCAACTCAAATATGCTTTTTCCGGGCTTATAAACAACTTTGTTGATGGCTACATCGTAATTGAAGTGAGCTTCTTTCAAATATTTTTGTAAAAATTCACTGCTGCCGGCTTCCTCCTTTTCAAATAGTTGGTATATTTTATTCAAATCTGCCGAAACAGATAGAGAGTCGTTTTCTCCAAAGTAAACTTCATAGCCGGGATCTAGTCTTATCAGCTTATAATAATCAGATGTTTTTTTATTAAAATCGGCGAAGAACGAATCGAATATATCGGGCATCCAATAGAATGTAGGCCCCATGTCGAAAGTAAAACCATCTGCTTTCAACTGTCTGGCTCTGCCTCCGATTATTTCATTTTTTTCTAAAACTGTAACATGATGCCCTTCTTTGCCTAAATAACAAGCGGCAGAAAGGCTTGAAAACCCAGAGCCAATGATTATAATTTTTTTCATACTTATGATTTACTCCGGATATTTATAGTGTTACACTGAACTGAAAATAGCACTGTAATTACAATTAGTCTGTTGTGTAGATCGTTTTTTAGTATCATGTATATAACAATAGAAGTTATTATTTGTTTTAGGTTTTTCTTAACTATTCACTTATTTATATTAACAATGCATCTATAGATTATTTCTGAAAGATACAAGCGTGAAATAAATTGCAAAAATTTTGGCTTAGTAATTCAGAGCCTCCATCAACAAAGCCGAACATCGTTTCTCTAAAAAATGGAGTTACACAAGCTGTTATCGATCTGTTTTAAATTTCGTCTAAACAGCGGCACCTCAAAATTACCTTTTAAGTTAAATACTGACGATAAATTTATTTAATAGTTTTATATTTGCCAGTAAGCCGATTTATATACTGTCTATGAAGAAATATTTGTTTTTGATATTTTTACTTTTACAATTCTGTGATATATACCCTGCCATCGAAAAGGATACCATTTCTCAACATTTAAACAAGCTATTGGATAATAAAGAGATGTATATGCAGGTAAAAGAGCAGAAAATATCAGAGATGAAAAAGATGCTCGAAACTCCCAATATTTCGGATGTACAGTGCTATGACATTAATGTACAACTATACGATCAGTACAAGACCTATATCTCGGATTCGGCTATACATTTTATTAAAGAAAACCTACAGATAGCATATAAACTGAATGATGCATCTTTAATTAACCAATCAAAACTAGCCTTAGCATCTCTATACACTATTGCAGGCATGTATATAGAATCTATGGATCTATTGAAAAGTATCGATCGGGAAAAGATACATGAAGGACTTCTTATTAACTATTACGATACATATAAACTACTATACAGTTCTTATTCCTCAAATAATTTATATACCAATATTTATTCAGAGAAGAGTAATCTCTACCGTGATTCACTTCTGAATGTGCTTGATACAACATCCAATCATTATAAGATTGTATATTCAGAAAAACTGCTGGATCATAATAAGTTAGAACAATCAAAACATATTTTGCAGAATCTCTTTAATAAATCAAAGTCGGAGGATCACGAAAGAGCTGTATTAGCCTATGCACTGGCCAATGTGTATAAAAAAGAAGGCAATCTCGAAAAGCAAAGACGGTATTATACAATTTCTGCTATTTGTGATATAAAAAATGCGATAAAAGAGAATGCTTCATTGCAAGCTTTAGCTATCGTTTTATATGAAACGGGAGATATCGAAAACGCTTACACATGTATCAAATCTTCGATGGAGGATGCTATGTTTTGTAATGCACGATTGAGGACTTTCGAAATATCCAAAATATTCCCGATTATAGATACTGCTTATCAGGAAAAAGTAGCCAAACAAAAAGAAGGGTTGCAGTTTTTTCTCATATTAGTCAGCATCTTATCTCTATTTCTGATTGCTTCGTTAATATATGTTTACTTACAGATGAAGCGAGTAGCCCGTATTAGAAAAGAGTTGTATCACACGAATGTAAAGCTGAACGAGTTAAATACTGATTTACAGAAAAACAATATCCAACTCAACAACCTGAACGTCGAATTGTCTGAAGCAAATCGAATTAAGGAAACTTATATAGGACATTTTCTCGACTTATGCTCTATGTATATTAGTAAACTCGAAAAATACCAGAATACGCTGAATAAAAAAGCGGTAGAGAAAAAACTGGATGAGCTTTACAAAATGTTAAAGTCTCATGATATGATCGATAATGAACTGAAAGAACTTTACGACAATTTCGACAATATATTTTTACATCTTTATCCAAACTTCGTAGAAGATTTCAACTCGTTGCTGCTCGAAGAGGAACGGTTTACTTTGAAACCAAACGAACTGTTGAATACCGAACTACGTATATTTGCCCTTATACGCCTCGGTATTGTAGACAGCTCCAAGATTGCATCATTTCTCCATTATTCAGCAAATACAATTTACAATTATCGCACAAGGGTAAGAAACAAAGCTGCTGTACCTCGTGACGAATTCGAATCCTTAGTAACTAAAATAGGAGGTAAATCTACTAAAAGCAGCTGATCTCAGGATATACTATCTACTTTTTTTGACCTCCAAATCCTATATATAATATTGAAATATAGCCACTTAGGTATAAATCCTATCTATATTCTTGCTATATCCTATTTTTCGTCCTTTATACTCTCCCTATTTTTGTGAATATTAGTTTAGAAGTCATTCCAATTGTTAACCTTCGAAACTATTATTTCATTCTAAACCTAATTTTAAAATAAATACCATGATGAATGTAAAACCTTTTACGTGCTTACATAAAATATGTATCATATTTATATGTATGCTGTCTAGCCTGAATATCCTGGCTCAGGATCAGAAAAAAGTGACAGGAGTGATAACCGACCTAAAGGGCGAACCTATTATAGGAGCTTCGGTAGTTGCAAAAGGTACTACAACAGCTACCATTAGCGATATTGATGGTACTTTTTCTCTGGATGTTAGCAACAATCCTGTACTCACAATTTCTTATATCGGCTACATAAGTCAGGAAGTGCCCACTTTAGGAAAGTCTGATTTAAAGATAATCCTAAAAGAAGATTCTAAAATTTTAGATGAAATTGTAGTTGTAGGTTATGGAGTAATGAGGAAAATTGACCTGACAGGATCCGTCTCTTCCATTTCTGCAAAAACAATAAAAGACAAACCCGTAGCCAATATTGGAGAAGCATTACAGGGACGAGCTTCGGGTGTACAGGTTATATCATCCGGAAAACCGGGCGATAACGTGTCTTTTCGTATACGGGGTATCAGTACCATCAACAACAGTGAGCCTTTATTGGTAATCGACAACGTTCCTACCGATATGCCGCTCAATGCCTTGAACATGGAAGATGTGGAGTCTGTTGATGTCTTAAAAGATGCCTCTGCAACAGCAATATACGGTTCACGTGGAGCAAATGGTGTTGTGATTGTTACTACGAAAAAAGGAAAATCGGGCGATGGCTCTATTTCTCTAAGTGCCAACTGGGGAATACAGGAAGCAACTAATATGCCCAAGATGCTTGATGCCAGTCAATTTGCATCACTTCACAACGAAATGATTAAAAATTATAACAATCCAAATTATGTGCAAAGACCCGATTTCGCCGATCCTACAGCTTTAGGGACGGGAACGAACTGGCTTGATGAACTTTTCCGTAAAGCTATTATGCAAAATTACACCCTTTCGTATTCGGGAGGTAACGAGAAAAGTAATTACTATGTATCGGGTGGTGTATTCGATCAGGAAGGTATTATTCTAAATACTTCTTACCGACGTTATACCTTTCAATTCAATAGTGAATCGAAGGTTCGTTCTTGGCTAAAGTTCGGGAACAATGTGACACTAAGCCATGATGTGAAGAAACAAGGCTCGTACAGTGTTCGCGATGCTATGGCTGCTTTACCCACTCAACCGGTATTTAACGAGGACGGATCGTTTTCAGGCCCGGGAGAACCAGCCTATCAATACGGAGATATAAGAAATCCGATAGGTAGTGCCACATTAAACAAAGAGCAAACAAAAGGCTACAATGTATTGGCCAATGCTTTTGCCGAAATAAAAATAAAGGACAACCTTACTTTCAAAACCTTGGGAGGTATTGACTTCAAATTCTGGGATAAACGTAATTTCTATCCTAAGTACAATTGGAAACCAATTCCTCAACCGCAGTCAACTCTTTATGAGGAGTCTAATAAGAGTATGACTTATCTTTGGGATAACACCTTAACCTACATGGAAACATTCAACGAAAAACATCACTTGAATGTAATGATCGGTTCCAGTGCTCAAAATAATGTGTATAACAATATGAGCGCAAGTATTCAGAATTTCTTGACAGATAACAACAATCAATTGAATAATGGATTGACCGACCCTACTGTAGGAGGTACTAAAAACGATTGGGCAATATTGTCGTTCATAGGTCGTGCCAACTATAATTATGCAGATAAATATTTATTGACTGCTACTATCCGTCGTGATGGTTCATCACGTTTTTCGAGCGAAAATCGTTGGGGAACATTCCCTTCGTTCTCGGCAGCTTGGCGATTATCCGAAGAATCGTTTTATAACAAAAATAAATGGGTGAGTGATATCAAAGTGAGGGCAGGATATGGTGAAACTGGTAACCAAGCCGGTATAGACAATTATGCCTACTTTACACGCTTGAAAACAGGACAATATGTATTTAACGGAACACCTGTTTCTACGCTATATCCTAAAGTGATGCCCAATCCCAATGTGAGATGGGAAACAGTAAAACAGCTGAATGCGGGAGTGGATTTATCGTTATTGAATCAACGCATTAATGTTGTTATAGATGCTTATCTTAAAAATACATCCGATATGCTGGTGCCAATGTCTGTGCCTATTACGACAGGATATTCGGATATAGACGTACCAAGTATAAATGCCGGAAAGGTAAGAAACAAAGGTGTAGAGCTTACAGTCTCTTCTTTCAACCTGAGAGGTGCTTTCGAATGGAATACCGACTTCAATATATCTTATAATAAAAATGAAGTCATCAGCATGAATGATGGAGTTCCTTTATTTGTAGGAGACGATATTAACATGACTAAAGTGAGAGTAAACACCGAAGGCCATCCTATCGGCTCATTCTATGGTTACGTAACCAATGGTATCTTTCAGAATCAGCAGGAAGTTGACAGATATGCTATTCAAGTGCCGGGAGGAACAGCACCGGGTGATATCCGCTTCAGGGATTTAGACAATAATGGGGTAATAAACGCCGATGATCGTACTTATATCGGTAATCCTTCGCCAGAATGGACATTCTCGATGAATAATACTTTTGCTTATAAAGAATTCGATTTGCAGATTTTCTTGCAAGGTGTTGCCGGTAACGATATATACAACGCAAACAGAATATGGCAGGAAAGTATGTCTATTCCACAAAATCAAACAACTAAGGTATTAGACAGATGGACGGGTGAAGGTACCAGCAACAGTGTGCCACGTGCTATATATAGTGACCCCAATCAAAATGTGCGTCATTCGAATCGGTTTATAGAAGATGGTTCATATCTGAGAGTGAAGAATCTAACTTTGGGTTATACACTGCCTAAATCAATTTCTCAAAAAGCTTACCTCAGCATGGCTCGCTTTTATATCTCCTGTCAAAACTTACTTACCCTTACCAAATATTCGGGATTCGATCCGGAAGTAAATGTAAGTGGTGTCGATTTAAGTACATATCCTGTTACTCGTACATTGAGTATGGGAGTTAATGTTAAATTCTAATTCAAAAAAACGTTGATTATGAAAAAGATACTATATATAGGCTTGTTAGCTATTTCGACTCTATTCGTTTCGTGTTCTGATTTTTTGGACAAAGAGTCGTTCGAAGATCCAAGTGCAGAAGCTATAAATGACGAAGCGTCTGCCATTGCTTTAGTGAATGGAGCTTACCAGCCTCTACAGCGTCCTAAACTCTATAATATGAGAATCTGGTCACTTGATATAGTTGCCGGAAATAGTGAAGTTGGTGCCGGAGGAGGAACCGATGGTATAGAAACTATTACTCTTGCCAATTTTGTGACAACAACAGACAATGCTGCCGCACTCGATATATGGAGAGGACCCAATCCCGGTATTCTTTATTGCAATACGGTTCTCGAAAATATTCCAAAAACAAATATCAGCGAATCATTAAAAAACAGGTGTATTGGTGAAGCTAAATTCCTTCGTGCACACTATTTCTTCATACTAGTACGACTGTTTGGCGATGTGCCGATGGCAGTAACCACACTAAAACCCGGCGATGATTTATTCCCGTCACGCACCAATAAAATGACCATCTATAATGATGTTATTATCCCCGATCTGAAAGAAGCCATCAATTTATTGCCTGTAAGAGAAGAATATAAAGGCAGTGACATTGGCCGTGCATCCAAAGGAGCGGCAGCCGGAATGTTAGCCAAAGTATATCTGACATTGGGCATGTATAAGGAATGTTTAGACATGTGTAATCTTGTCGAAAGTTTAGGATATAGCCTTAATCCCGATTACAGCGATTGCTTTGGTGGTGAACTGAGAAATAAAAATACAGCAGAATCATTATTTGAGGTTCAATATTATGGATTGACCAAAGCCGGTTTTTGGGACGATGATAATCAGGCTTCTTGGTTAAGTACTTATATGGGACCACGTAATACCGGCTGGGTAGGCGGAGCCTATGGCTGGAACCAACCGACAGAAGAATTTGTGAGCCAATATGAAGAAAACGATTTGCGGAAAGATAAAACCATTTTATATGAAGGAGGTCCTGCATTCGATGGAAAACAGTATAAGAAATCAATGTCTAACACTGGCTACAATGTCCGCAAGTTTTTAGTACCTCTATCTGTGTCTCCCGATTATAATACAAACTCAGCCAGCGTAATAGTATTACGTTATGCAGATGTATTATTGATGAAAGCGGAAGCTTTGAATGAACTTGGAAGAACGAAGGATGCAGAAGAGCCACTATATCAGGTGCGGAAAAGAGCAGGATTGACAAAACGTACAGATGTGGAAGGTTTAAACCAAGATCAGATGCGTGAGAAAATCATCAAGGAGCGCCGCATAGAGTTGGCATTCGAAGGACATCGTTGGTTCGATATGATTCGTATTGACAATGGGCAATATGCCTTGAATTTCTTACACTCTATCGGTAAAGTTAATGCGACAAGCAAACATTTGCTGCTACCTATTCCTCAAAAAGAAAGGGATGCTAATCCGAACTTGTCTCAAAATGCAGGTTATTAATCAAAAAAACGAACCTATTATGAAATCATATAAAATATTAAGTTTATTGAGTCTGTTTCTCCTATTCTTTCTTTCGTGTACCGATGAGGATAGTATAGAGTATAACAAAGGGAATCAGCCATTAGAAGTAAAGGCTTCGAGTGAAAACATTGAGTTGAATGCTGCAAATCCCGAAACGAATGCCCTAACCATTTCATGGACATCGGGTTCGAATCAGGGGACTAACAGTGCTATTTCTTACACATTCCAAA encodes:
- the crtD gene encoding 1-hydroxycarotenoid 3,4-desaturase CrtD, with protein sequence MNIAIIGSGIGGLASAIRLANKGHKVVVYEKNTTVGGKMAEIKEHGYRFDTGPSLFTLPNLLEDLFAESGENLKDYLPYELLENNCKYFFPDGMEFNFYHDKEKLKEEIESKTIEKYEHIKKRLVESEELYTISAPVFLFNDFHKFSNFNTPPFRNIVFKLHKLNFTKTMHEANQKSFNDKRLVQLFDRYATYNGSDPYKAPATLNMIAHLENNIGAFFPKMGMYAIVQSLYDLAIKKGVEFRFNNLVTEIVVENKKATGIRVNDQIHSYDTIVSDVDAKYLANNMLNHPLKKRLDNAVPSSSAMIFYWGIKKEFRNLDVHNILFSNRYKDEFTHIFKSKTIIDDPTVYIFISSKVVPSDAPQGSENWFVMINVPADCGQNWDELIGDVRKNIITKINKALNTNIEEYIEFERIGSPLTIEKNTLSYGGALYGTASNSMFSAFLRHPNLLSSIKNLYFVGGSVHPGGGIPLCVASSEIVCKEIPATTKI
- the idi gene encoding isopentenyl-diphosphate Delta-isomerase, with protein sequence MVILVNEKDETIGYMSKLEAHQKGVLHRAFSVLIFNSQRQLLLQQRAIGKYHTPGKWTNTCCSHPYQDETPEDGAHRRLKEEMGMDAELKFLFKFQYKAPFDNELTEHEIDHVFIGFTDDLPSINKDEVNDFKYMYLNDIREDIVRNPDGYTAWFKIIIEGYHEYIERHLV
- a CDS encoding phytoene/squalene synthase family protein; the protein is MEKLFNQISFETSKMVTKQYSTSFAIGVRCLDESIRDAIYSIYGFVRFADEIVDTFHEHDKEFLLDNYEKCYYEALRHGISLNPILNSFQQTVKAYSIEDDLIQSFLKSMRSDLKKKKFDEQEINEYIYGSAEVVGLMCLKVFVKGNKEHYDELKPYAMRLGAAFQKINFLRDLQHDTEELCRTYFPILKNQPLNKKTKDIILQDIYKDYEQAMIGIKRLPNESKLGVYTAYLYYLKLTEMIEKTNPDELMKKRISVPNHQKLFLLCRAYITTKLN
- a CDS encoding NAD(P)/FAD-dependent oxidoreductase; translated protein: MKKIIIIGSGFSSLSAACYLGKEGHHVTVLEKNEIIGGRARQLKADGFTFDMGPTFYWMPDIFDSFFADFNKKTSDYYKLIRLDPGYEVYFGENDSLSVSADLNKIYQLFEKEEAGSSEFLQKYLKEAHFNYDVAINKVVYKPGKSIFELIMPATAMRVFQFLQSISSKIRKGVKSHKLRQLLEFPVLFLGAKPSKTPAFYCFMNHADMVLGTWHIQGGMFELVKAMKQLAESYGVTIKTNSAVEKINIENNLAIGVTVNGVFYPADLVISGADYQHTEKLLENKYRNYSQEYWKQRVFAPSALMYYVALDKKMENVSHHTLFFDSNFEIHASQIYDKAAWPDNPLFYASFPSITDASVAPEGKEAAIFLIPIAPGLKDSEDIRLHYFNKIIERLERLTNQSVKESIIFHQSFTTSDFVRDYNAYKGNAYGLSNILSQTAFLKPKMQNRKIKNLFYTGQLTVPGPGVPPAIISGKIVSELANSYIKKTGYGKTI
- a CDS encoding DUF6377 domain-containing protein codes for the protein MKKYLFLIFLLLQFCDIYPAIEKDTISQHLNKLLDNKEMYMQVKEQKISEMKKMLETPNISDVQCYDINVQLYDQYKTYISDSAIHFIKENLQIAYKLNDASLINQSKLALASLYTIAGMYIESMDLLKSIDREKIHEGLLINYYDTYKLLYSSYSSNNLYTNIYSEKSNLYRDSLLNVLDTTSNHYKIVYSEKLLDHNKLEQSKHILQNLFNKSKSEDHERAVLAYALANVYKKEGNLEKQRRYYTISAICDIKNAIKENASLQALAIVLYETGDIENAYTCIKSSMEDAMFCNARLRTFEISKIFPIIDTAYQEKVAKQKEGLQFFLILVSILSLFLIASLIYVYLQMKRVARIRKELYHTNVKLNELNTDLQKNNIQLNNLNVELSEANRIKETYIGHFLDLCSMYISKLEKYQNTLNKKAVEKKLDELYKMLKSHDMIDNELKELYDNFDNIFLHLYPNFVEDFNSLLLEEERFTLKPNELLNTELRIFALIRLGIVDSSKIASFLHYSANTIYNYRTRVRNKAAVPRDEFESLVTKIGGKSTKSS
- a CDS encoding TonB-dependent receptor encodes the protein MMNVKPFTCLHKICIIFICMLSSLNILAQDQKKVTGVITDLKGEPIIGASVVAKGTTTATISDIDGTFSLDVSNNPVLTISYIGYISQEVPTLGKSDLKIILKEDSKILDEIVVVGYGVMRKIDLTGSVSSISAKTIKDKPVANIGEALQGRASGVQVISSGKPGDNVSFRIRGISTINNSEPLLVIDNVPTDMPLNALNMEDVESVDVLKDASATAIYGSRGANGVVIVTTKKGKSGDGSISLSANWGIQEATNMPKMLDASQFASLHNEMIKNYNNPNYVQRPDFADPTALGTGTNWLDELFRKAIMQNYTLSYSGGNEKSNYYVSGGVFDQEGIILNTSYRRYTFQFNSESKVRSWLKFGNNVTLSHDVKKQGSYSVRDAMAALPTQPVFNEDGSFSGPGEPAYQYGDIRNPIGSATLNKEQTKGYNVLANAFAEIKIKDNLTFKTLGGIDFKFWDKRNFYPKYNWKPIPQPQSTLYEESNKSMTYLWDNTLTYMETFNEKHHLNVMIGSSAQNNVYNNMSASIQNFLTDNNNQLNNGLTDPTVGGTKNDWAILSFIGRANYNYADKYLLTATIRRDGSSRFSSENRWGTFPSFSAAWRLSEESFYNKNKWVSDIKVRAGYGETGNQAGIDNYAYFTRLKTGQYVFNGTPVSTLYPKVMPNPNVRWETVKQLNAGVDLSLLNQRINVVIDAYLKNTSDMLVPMSVPITTGYSDIDVPSINAGKVRNKGVELTVSSFNLRGAFEWNTDFNISYNKNEVISMNDGVPLFVGDDINMTKVRVNTEGHPIGSFYGYVTNGIFQNQQEVDRYAIQVPGGTAPGDIRFRDLDNNGVINADDRTYIGNPSPEWTFSMNNTFAYKEFDLQIFLQGVAGNDIYNANRIWQESMSIPQNQTTKVLDRWTGEGTSNSVPRAIYSDPNQNVRHSNRFIEDGSYLRVKNLTLGYTLPKSISQKAYLSMARFYISCQNLLTLTKYSGFDPEVNVSGVDLSTYPVTRTLSMGVNVKF
- a CDS encoding RagB/SusD family nutrient uptake outer membrane protein — its product is MKKILYIGLLAISTLFVSCSDFLDKESFEDPSAEAINDEASAIALVNGAYQPLQRPKLYNMRIWSLDIVAGNSEVGAGGGTDGIETITLANFVTTTDNAAALDIWRGPNPGILYCNTVLENIPKTNISESLKNRCIGEAKFLRAHYFFILVRLFGDVPMAVTTLKPGDDLFPSRTNKMTIYNDVIIPDLKEAINLLPVREEYKGSDIGRASKGAAAGMLAKVYLTLGMYKECLDMCNLVESLGYSLNPDYSDCFGGELRNKNTAESLFEVQYYGLTKAGFWDDDNQASWLSTYMGPRNTGWVGGAYGWNQPTEEFVSQYEENDLRKDKTILYEGGPAFDGKQYKKSMSNTGYNVRKFLVPLSVSPDYNTNSASVIVLRYADVLLMKAEALNELGRTKDAEEPLYQVRKRAGLTKRTDVEGLNQDQMREKIIKERRIELAFEGHRWFDMIRIDNGQYALNFLHSIGKVNATSKHLLLPIPQKERDANPNLSQNAGY